Part of the Paenibacillus guangzhouensis genome is shown below.
CACGGTATCGCTCATCTGGATATTCAGATCCTGGAGGTGCTGCTCTTATTCGGCGTGTCGATCCCAGCGGTACTTGCGATTGCGAACATTATGCTCGCGAATAATATTTGCGATATGGATGAGGATGTCGAGAATCGGCGGTATACCTTGCCGGTGTATATCGGCAGAAAAAATGCGCTGCGATTGTTCCGATGGATCTATTATGCGGCGTACGTCGATGTGTTTGTGTTGTTTTACCTTGGTGTGCATCCGATTCTATTGCTATTATTATTCATCACGCTGATTCCGGTGAACCGTCACGTGAACCAGTTCGAGAAGCTTCAGACGAAGAAGGATACATTCGTGCTGGCGGTGAGGAATTTCATGATGATGAATGCGGCGCGAATTGCTGTGTATGGTGTAGCCATTGTCATGGCGGAGTTGTAAGACGTAAAGATCAGGAAGGAGATCGGATGATGGGAGAAGCGGACAAGTCGCCTGTTATTCTCATTGTAGATGATGAGCAGTTGATTCGGGAGCTCGTCGTAGATTATTTGAGTGATGAGGGTTATTTGGTATTGCAGGCGAAGAATGGCCGCGATGCCCTGAATCTATTACGTGAGCAAGCCGTGGATTTGGTCGTGCTGGATGTGATGATGCCGGGGATGAACGGGTTCGAGGTATGCGAAGAGCTGCGGACGTTCTCTTCCACGCTCGTCATCATGCTAACGGCCAAATCAGAAGATGAAGACAAGCTATCCGGGTATGAATGCGGCGTCGATGATTACGTGACGAAGCCCTTCAGCCCCAAGGTGCTCGCTGCCAAAATTAATGTGCTGTTGCAGCGATTTCGTGCATCGGATTTGGCGAGGGATGCTGGCGGGGATTTGTATTTCGTCATGGACGAAGCAGCGATGGAGCTTCGGATTGGCGGCGAGGTGATTGCGTTGTCCAGTAAGGAATTCGAACTTCTCGTCTATCTAGCCAAACATCCGAATCAAGTGTTGTCACGGGATAGTTTGTTGGATGCGATATGGGGATTTGATTATTACGGTGACGCAAGGGCGGTTGATACGAGCATCAAACGGCTGCGGCGCAAGCTGGGCGTGGAAGCGGAGCGGATCGTTACCGTGAGGGGAAGCGGGTATAAATATCAATCATGAAAAAATGGGGTTCTGGACGATTATCGACAAAAGTATATTGGACGACCGCGATTGGCTTCTTAGCGTTCGTCACGTTGTTCATGGTTCTACAGCTGTTGTTCTTCCAGCCTTATTCGCTCAAGGTACGCAGCTCGGAACTCGAGGATGATTTTCGCAGCATGTATGAACAGCTTCGGGATAACCCGATGGACGAGCGGTGGATGGAGGAGTTGGCTGATTTCGATGTGGCGCATTACTCGTTGACGGGCGTTGTTCATAAGCAAGGGTTGAATGTGGATGTGTATTTGGGGACGCGTGAGCTGAGGGCTGTTCCGTTGAAAAAGGCGAGGATTGGCGATGAGATGAAGGTGCAGATCATCATGGCGGATCCTTGGCAGAAGGTGACGCCTGCGCGACCCTTAACCCCTTCTACACCTGTGCATCCGGATGAGGAGTCGCAGAATAAATCTGCGCCTATCCGTACGGTTGCAGCGATTTCTTGGTACAGCTTGGATACATTGCGCCTGAATGATTTGTTGCAAGAGAAGCTCGCTGACATGCTGCAATCCCCAATGAGTGGAGGGATCACGGCGCAATTGTTCAATCAAGGCGTGGGCGTTGATTCGAACAAAGAGCGGGTGTGGGCGGCTATTGCCCCGCTCGAACAGGAGAACGGGCAGGAGCGTTACTTGGTCACGGTATCCACCTTAGAGCCCGTGTCGGATGCGGCGGCACTCTTAGGAGGCTTCTATCGTTATTTCTACATTGCGGCGGTCTTGCTATTGTTCGGATTTGCTTTTCTATTCAGCCGGATGATCTCGAATCCACTCGTGCAGCTCAATCATGCGGCTAAACGTCTTGCGAAATTGGATTTCTCCGTTCGTACGGATATGAAACGTCAGGATGAGATCGGGGAGCTCGCGCAGACTTTCGATTATTTGGCGACGGAATTACGGGATACGATGGGTGAGCTTCAGGAGGCTAACGATCAATTGCAGCAGGATATCGAGAAAGAGAAGCAGCTCGAGCGGATGCGCAAACGGTTCGTTGCGAATGTATCGCATGAGCTGAAGACCCCGATCAGCCTGATTCAGGGATATGCCGAAGCGCTTCGCGACAATGTAGGGCAAGGGGCGAAGCGGGATAAATATGCTTCAGTCATTATTCATGAATCGGAACGTATGTCGAGGCTGGTGAATGATCTGCTCGATCTCTCGCAGCTAGAGAGCGGTAAATTCCGCTTGCAATGGTCGGCCGTGCCGCTGCGAGAGCATATCTGCTTCGTACTTGGGACTTTGGAGCAGATTGTGAGTGATCGTATGCTTCGTCTTGAATGGCTATGCGCGGAGGAAGAGATTCTTGTGCGTTCGGATGCGCAGCGGTTGCAGCAGATTCTAACCAATGTGTTGACGAATGCCATTCGTTATACGGAGGCGGGCGATCGGATATATATCACAGTTCGTCCTGTATCCGACTCGATGGAAGGACATGACTTGAAGGTGCCTTCTGATGGTGGATCGCTGGGTTCCTGGGTTCAGGTCTCGATCTTCAATTCGGGTCCGTCGATCGGGGAAGAACATCTGCCGCACATATGGGATGCGTTCTATCGGCCGGACGAGTCCGGCAGCCGCGGCGATACCGGGAACGGCATTGGGTTGTCGATTGTGAAGCATTTGCTCGAGATGCATGGCAGTGAATACTCCATAGGTAATGTGGATGGAGGTGTTGAAGTGCGCTTCATGCTGCCAGTCATACCTCGATCGGAAGCATAGAGACGAGAACGTCCCTCATAGGATGTTATAGAGTGCTCGGTGTGAGCGGCTTGGCCGCAAGCGCTGCAGCGGTCCTAGGAGGGAATCAGATGAATCAAGCAGAACGTCGGTTGGCCTTGATTGGAGTGTTGCAGCGGAGCGGCATGCAGCGCGCCAAAGATTTGGCCGCTACATTTAGGACGAGCGCGCGAACCATTTATCGGGATGTCGATGCGCTAATTCATGCGGGCGTGCCGATTTACGGTGCGCCCGGACGAGGGTATGCGCTTGCGAATCAGGAGGCGCTTCCGCCAGTGAGCCTAACGGCCGAAGAGGCCTTAACGCTGCTGCTCGGCATCGATTGGATTGCAGGGCAGTTAGGGCCAGATTATCGTGCGGCTGCGGAACAGATCAGGGGGAAAGTGGAGGGCATTCTTCCGAGTGCGGTGAAGCGGAAAGCGGATCGCCAGCGTGCAGGGTTATTGCGAGCTTCCATTCATCCGCTGCATCAGGAGGAGACGCTTGGCGTGATGGCGCTGCTCAGGCAAGCGATTGTGAGGGAGACGACAGTGCGGTTCCGCTACGAACGGCGGGATCCTTATCCGGACGGCACCTTGGAGACGGTTCGATCGGTCGATCCTTACGGACTGGTCTTCGCGGCAGGTGCATGGAGTGTGATGGGGTATTGCCATCTTCGGCAAGGGATACGTCAATTCCATATTGATCGCGTGTTTGATTTGGTGCTGGAGCCGAGAATATTCACGCGGCCGCTTGATGTAGAATTTCATCGTCCAGCAGGCAAAAACCGTTCCATGGTGGTCATCGTGCGCTTCGCTGGTGATATGGGGCATGTTATTGCGGAAAGGCTCAGCCCGGATGTCACACGCATGCAGCGTACGGCAGACGGGTGGATCGTTACGCTCCATGTCAGCAGAATGGAGGATGCCTGCGCATGGATATTGAGCTGGGGCGTTGATGCGGAAGTGTTGGAGCCGGAGGAAGTGAAGGTAAGAATCGGCGAGACAGCGAGCGCGATGTTGAGTCGCTATAGTAGCGGGGCTCATTAGATTGATTGCTAGTGGCCCGATGTGGCAGGTGGTGCTGAGGACGAAATAACTGCAAAAAGGCAGTTAATTGAGCTGAGGTGGCACGATACGTGTGAAATAACTGCAAAAAAGCAGTTAATTGAGCTGAGATGGCGCGAAACCTGACACACATCTGTCAGTGTTCTCTGTGTATAGTAGGGGCAAGAAGAAGTTCATTGATGAAATTATGGGAGGTAATGAAGCATGTATCAATCGTTACAAAGTTTTATTGAGGAGTATCGACTCGAATCAGCTTCCACACAGAAAGTTCTTGATGCCTTGACGGATGCTTCACTGAAGCAGGAAGTAGCTCCGGGATATCGAACACTGGGTCAACTGGCGTGGCACCTCGTCCATAATGATGAGGGAATGCTGCTAGGGGCGGGGTTGAAGTTCGAAGCACCTGCAGCGAACGGTGAGCCACCAACGTCGGCTTCGGAGATCGCGGAGGCCTATCGGAAGGTAACAGCCGCATTGCTGCAAGCGTTAGAGTCGCAATGGTCGGATGCGAGCCTATTGGAGAAGAACAATATGTACGGTCAAGTCTGGCCGAATGGACTGACTTTGTACATTTATTTAAAGCATGAAATCCATCACCGGGGTCAGCTCACGGTCTTGATGCGTCAAGCCGGCCTACAAGTACCTGGCGTATACGGTCCATCCAAAGAAGAATGGGCAAGCATGGGCGTTGAAGCTCCAGTATAATTCAATAAATGCCAAAAGCGCGTCTTCCTTACGTTAGTAAGGATGGCGCGCTTTTTTTGAAATATCGCGTGTATAGGCCCCCACGTTGTGAGTGATCATAGTTACGCAATCTGAATAAACCCCGTGCCCCAGAATGGTTGACGCACATGTTCGCGCTTCTCTAAATAACCATTGTACGAAATTTGCAACCGATGATCTGATTGGACAGTTCCTTTGACGTAGTTCGTGACGAGTTTCTTGTCCTGGGTGGTTGTTACGGTGAGCCGTTCCGAGCGGTCGATAGAATGAATGAATTTTCTCCCCATGGAACCGCCGAACATCACTTCTTGCATCTGTACCGTAGCTGCTGCTCTTGCTATCGTGTCCTCTCCGAGATCAATGATGGCAGTAACTTGGAGTATTTTGTCCTCATTCTTCGCGGCTGAAGCTGGACCGAGATCGGTGATCTCCCATCTGGTAATGGGAATCGCATCTTCCGTGGAGACCACGGGAGATAGCATCTCACTGCTGGAATAGCTTGTATATTGAATTTCGTGGGACGACTGGCCCTTAGTGAAACAGAAGAGAAGGATAACGTTACCTAAAATTGAGTATAGTAAAACATCGTGTTCTCTACGTAATTTCAAGTCGGATCTCCTTTAACGAAGGGTATATTTTCCATTAATTGTATCAGAGGAGAAGTGTGTTGACAAAACATCTAAATGTAACTACAATGGTTACAGGTCGAAAAAATGAAACCGAGATTGTTACAATCCATGAGGAGGTTATTCATATGAAAATTGCAGTTGTAGGTGCGTCAGGTAAAGCAGGAAGCCGTATTGTGAAGGAAGCGTTGGATCGGGGCCATGAAGTGACGGCAATTGTGCGCGATGCGTCGAAGGTGTCTGGCAATGCAGCGGTGATCGAGAAAGCTGTATTCGATCTAACGGCAAGCGATCTTCAAGCGTTCGATGTTGTCGTCAATGCGTTCGGCGCAGCACCGGGACAAGAGCACTTGCACGTTGATGCTGGGAATGTACTCATCGCAGCGTTGAAAGGCTCGAACACACGCCTGATCGTCGTTGGTGGCGCAGGCAGCTTGTATGTGGATGAGGCGAAAACGTTGAAAGTGATGGATACGCCGGACTTCCCTGCGATTTACTTCCCGACAGCGTCCAACCAAGGCAAGAACCTGGACATTCTGAAGGAGACAACAGATCTGAAATGGACATTCATTAGTCCGTCCGCTCTATTCGCCCTAGGACAACGTACCGGTTCTTACGTGAAAGGAAAAGACCATCTGCTCGTGAACAGCAAAGGCGAGAGCTATGTCAGCTATGAAGATTACGCGGTCGCAGTGGTCGATGAAATTGAGCAGCCGCAACATATTGGTGAGCGATTTACCGTTGTGTCCGAATCCTAAAATAGGTTACAATAGAAATGATTACACCCCCGAAGGCCGAGGATATCGCAAGATGTCTTCGGTCTTCCTCTGTTCTACGAGAAAAACCGCCGGGTCCAATTGAGGATTCCAGCGGTTTTGTTGTATAGATGGTCGATCCGGTACGTAAGTTACATAAATTCGAGCGTGTAGCCGGTCTACAATTACGACCGTACGAATGCGGGCGCTATCGTTCACCCGATTGGCGGAGGGCAACACGATTACGATAAATAAGTTCCTCCTGCAAAAGTTGTAACGGGCCTCCGTCTTAAGCCTGAGAGTATATCTTCGCAAGATCCTTCCATTACCGGAGGTTCGCTAGAAATGGGGCTGGTAGAATAAGGGTATCCTACTTAAGGGAAGTGAACCTTATGATTACGCATTTCGCAGGACTTCGCCTAAATACTATGTCCATTCAAGGTGTGAAGCAATTTTACCATCATCAAATGGGGTTTCCGATACAGTCATCCTCGAAATATACAATCACGTTTCAACCTACGCCAGATCTAACCTTAGCATTCGAAGAGGTGCAGGAGCCGATATCACCCGCGCATTTTGCATTTGAGGTTCCTTATTCACAATTTGGGGCCCTTGTCGATCAACTGCAAGCGAGAGGGATCACGTTGTTAACATGGCCAGACGGGGAAGCGGTCAAAACGTTTGAGACAGGAGTGAATGTCTATTTTCGCGATGGGGACGGGAACATCTTGGAGCTGATTGCACATCATGATGTTCAGGAAGAGGCCATCAGCCCAAGCGGGGACTGGCAGATCCTCTACATGCGTGAGATAGGGATGCCTGCGGAGGATGTTCCTGCGCTGACGCGGTGGATGCGCGAGACGCTGCAGATGGGTGTCAGAGATGAATCCGATTGGTTCAACTTCGTCATCGGCGGAACGGCGCATGCGGTTGTCGTATCGACACAGCGACGCTGGATTCCGATCCAGATGATCGCTCTGCCGCCTCGAATGACTGTATCCTTCGGTGTCAGCGATCTGAACCAGCTCGCAGCCAGGATCGAGCCGGGACGCACGGATGAGATGATCCTGCTTAACACGGAGGACGAGTTCAAGATTCGTAAAGGCCTTTATACGTTCCGATTCGTTCGCACCACGCTCGCCCCGGATATCACGGATCGCCTAAATTTGCCTCATTTCTGATCCTGTTCTATGCTTATGAGGTAGGCTATCAATCATGATCAGAGGTGGAACTATTTGTAATCCATTAATCACAATTCGTCGTCAGGACATTCCTAGAGCTGCCGATGTGCTCGCGCAAGGCTTCGCCAAGAGCGATCCGTTGTACCGACACATTTTGCCGGACGAGGCGACGAGACTGCACGTGTTGAAGATCTTTTTCCATCGTTACTTGGAAATGCTGTATCCTTATTCCGATGTGCTCACGACATCAGACCATTATGAAGCGGTAGCGCTTGTCTTCCGTTCCGAACGTGAGGCGGAAACCTGGTTCTCGAAGATGAAATATAGGAAGCAGATTGTGATGGCTATCTTAAAATCGACGCCAATCTGCCGCATGATCGGGGTTCGCGGGTTTATCCGAGGCCTATCCATACTGAACCGTATGAGCTCTTCCTGGTTAAGCATGCTCGGGGACCAGGAATATATGCATCTGGACATGCTCGTCGTGCAGGAACCTTACCGTGGTCAAGGCTATGTATCCCGCATACTGAAGCCGCTGCTCGCCGAATGCGACGAGAGGAACATGCTGTGTACTTTGGAGACGCAGACACCGAGCAACCTTCCGATTTATGAACATTATCGATTCCGTACGCTGCAGGTCATTCCGCTGCAGGGCAGTACGCTCGAACAATACTGTATGATCTATTCGCCGCCGGGTGCGGCGTCCAAATAGAAAATGAAGACGTTTAGGATCCTGTTAGAGGACTTAAACGTCTTTTTTGTTCGCCAAAAGCATGAATCTTCCGGTTGCCACAGAGGTGACACATACGGGTGCTAGGATAGCTCTTGTACCAACGAGGCAATGCAAAATGAGGCTTCAAGTCATGGAGTAACGGAGGAGAAGTTATGCGTTATACACGTCGAGCGCGCCAAGAGATATATGTTGCGCTGCTCTTTCTAGTCCCGAGCTTGGCGGGCTTTGCGATTTTTTACTTGATCCCTTTCGTGGAGAGTGTCGGAACGTCTTTTCAGTCGGGATCGGGCGGTTTCACATTAGATCAGTATGATGCTGTGCTGGGGAGCAGTTCCTTCCGCAATGCGGCGGGGAATACGATCTGGTTCACATCGATTAGCGTTCCGCTCATTGTGATCTTATCCTTGCTCATTGCCATGTGGCTGAATCAGAAGGTGTATATACGGAATGCCTTGCGAACAGCTTACGTGCTGCCGCTAGTCGTGCCCGTCGCTTCCATCGTGTTGTTGTGGCAGATCACCTTCGATTGGAACGGTGCACTGAATTCCATCCTCTCCTACTTCGGTGTTGAACGCATCGATTGGATGAAGACGAATTGGTCCGGGACGGTCGTCATTCTGATGTACATTTGGAAGAACCTCGGCTACAACGTCATTTTGTTCCTTGCGGGGCTTCAGAACATCCCGGCTTCGTATTATGAGACGGCGGACTTGGAGGGAGCGGGGAAGGCGCGGCAATTTTTCGGGATCACCGTAATCTATCTGATCCCTACGACATTCCTTGTCATCTTGATGTCGATCTTGAATTCCTTCAAGGTGTTCCGAGAGACATATCTGCTCGCAGGCGATTACCCGCACGAGCGGATTTATTTTCTGCAGCATTACATGAATAACATGTTCGTCTCCTTAGATATGGAGAAGTTGTCCGCGGCAGCGGTCATTATGGCGGTTGGGATTCTTGGGATCGTCGGCATGCTGTTCCAGATTGAACGCCGATTCCGTTCCTTCATGGAATAAGAGAGGGGAGATCGTAGACACCATGCGAAAAATAAGATTATCAAGTACACTGCCCATGCTGCGGACGTTGTTCCTTGCATCGCTAGCGCTGATTATGGTGACGCCGATCGTGCTGACCGTCATTAATTCATTCATGACCGAGCGTGAGATTACAGCCAATTATGCTTCATTAGGACAGACATCGATGCGAACGTGGGTCACACTGAAGCTGATCCCGGATTGGGTATCCTTTGATCAATATATGACATTGCTGATCAGAACACCGGAGTTTCTGCGAATGTTCTGGAATTCGGTCGGGTTGGTTGTGCCGATCATTGTGGGACAGCTCATCTGTGCTTCCCTCGCTGCTTTTGCCTTCGCTAAGCTGCGGTTCCCAGGCAGAGACCCCTTATTCTTCATTTATTTGATTACATTGATGCTGCCGTTCCAGGTCACGCTGGTACCGAACTATATGATGGTCGATCGTCTAGGGCTGCTCAATCATATGGGGTCGATTATCCTGCCGGGGATATTCGCGCCTTTCGGCGTGTTCCTGCTCAGACAATTCATGATTAATATCCCCTCGGGGTACATGGAGGCGGCGAGGATCGACGGTGCGAGCGCACTCAGAATCTTCCTGCAGATCATCCTTCCGATGGTTCGACCAGGGATTGCGGCGCTCGTTGTTCTTTTATTTGCGGATTATTGGAATATGGTGGAGCAGCCGCTCATCTTCCTGCAGGAGGCAGCGCTTCAACCGTTGTCCTTATTCCTGACGACCATTCAGAAGGGAGCGTTCGGGGTCAGCTTCGCGGCTTCGACGCTGTATATGATTCCGATGGTATTGCTCTTCTTATATGCCGAACCGCATTTCGTGGAAGGGATTGAGATGTCAGGGATTAAAGGTTAGATTGCTGGAACAGTGATAGACAGAGATATAAGGTTAGCGGAATACATCGTGATGAAAATGAGGAGGAGTTCAATATGGGGGCACGGAGGAATAAGGTGATCCTGACCATAACCGTCATCTTCTTAAGCGTGATGGCCATCTTGGCATTCTTAAGCAATACGATTTCAGCGGCGATGCTGCCGAAGGTGACGACGGAGCGCGCATCGGTGCAGGAACTTGAGGTATCCTTGTCCGGCCGAGGGACACTGCAACCGAAGGAAAAGGCAGATGTCATGTCGGATACCGGGTTTGAGATCACAGACATGAGAGTCAAAGAAGGCGACCATGTGAAGCGGGGACAAGTATTGTTCACCTTGGACGCAACGGATTTGAAGGATCAGATCGCGGACGAGCGTACACGACTGCAGCAGGCGGGACTGGGGACGAAGGCCCTGCAGCAGGCCTTTATCGATGCGCAGCTGACGGGAGACCCTGTCGCGATTGATAAGGCGAAACGAGATCTTGAGAATGATCGCCTGAATCGTATTCTATCGGAGCGGAAGATCGCACGGATGGAGAAGGAGTTAGTAGAGAAGAGCCGAATCAAGGCGCCATTCGACGGTGTCATCCAAAAAGTAAATGCGAAAAAAGGAGATACAGCTGCAGCAGGCAAGGCGCTGGCTAGCGTCATGAATACTTCGGCAGGCTATCAATTCTCATTCACAGTCTCGGAAGGCGAAGCTTCGATTCTGGCGGTCGATGAGAAGATCGCGGTGCGCGTGAAGCAGCCGGGCGGCAAAGAGATATCCATCCAAGGGAAGGTATCGGACATGAGTGATGCGTCTTCGAGTTCAGGCGATGCGGGCAATGCGGGCTCCGGCATAACATTGGGAGGCTCCAAGGGCGATAGCGGAGGAGCAGGTCAAGGGAGTCAAGAAGACAGTGGGTCGAAAATGAAGATCACCATCGAGGTGAATGATCCGAAGCTGCATGGAGGTGAATCTGTCAGCGTGAGCAAATCGAAGTCTTTAGGTGAGAAAGGGATCGTGATTTCTAAAGACCGACTCAAAAAAGATGCCGACGGCTCGTATTTGTTGATTGTTCGAACGAAGAAAAGTCCGCTAGGTAACAGCTATGTCGCGGAGAAGGCCAGAGTGCGGCTGGGAGCGGAGACGAAGGACAAGGTCATCGTAGCCCAAGGGCTTAATTCGGATGATGACATCATTGTTGAGACCAGTGAGCCGCTGCAAGATGGCAATGAGGTTCGCGTGAAATAGAGATGAACGGCAATCGAACATTCGAAGAGAGAGGAGACAAAGCTATGAAATTCAAACCATGGGGATGCGTTGGTCTTGCGGGGGTGATTCTACTGTCGGGCTGCAGCGGCGGGAAGGAAGCGGCAAGTCCCAAAATGTCCGATGACGGCAAGAAGATCGTCGTTGTCGGAACGAAAGGTTCGACGAGGTTCCTGCAGGAGGCGGAGAAGAAGTTCGAAGCCGCACATCCGGATATCGATATTCAGCTCAAAAAATACGGGACGCCCGAGAAGAAGAACGATGGCGGCGGTATGCAGGTCGCACCCGAGATGACGCAAGAAGAGTATGATCGGCTTATTCAACAGATTAATACAGAGGTGTTGTCTGGCAAAGGTCCGGATGTGATCGATACGACAGGTTTATCGTTAGGCGTCTATGCGAATAAAGGCGCGATTGAGGATCTGCATGAACGAATGAAGAAGGATAGCAGCTTCAAACCGTCGGATTATTACGAAGGCATCTGGCAAGCTTCCGAGATCAATGGCGGGCTCTATGCGCTGCCGACTAGCTTTTTTATCGAGAACATGATGGTTGATACGAGGAAGCTTCAGCAAGCTGGCGTGAAGCTGGATGACACTAAGTGGACGTGGAAGGATTTCTTCGATATTGCGATTAAAGTCAAGGCGTCGTCGAATGACGAAGTATACGCGCTGGGTTCGAATAGCCCGAAGGGCGACCTGCTCTTCTCTATCGTCGAATCGGAATATGACCGATACGTTCAGCACGATCAGAAGACGGCGAACTTCGATTCCGACGAGTTCAGGCAACGGATGCAGCAAGTGAAGGACTTGTATGATCAAGGATTTATAACGCAAGACATCGGAGATAAGGACAAATTGATCTTCTCACAGAATACGATGTCCAATTCGGGACTGCTCGCTGTCATGACCTATTTACCGGGCTGGAAGAGCATACTTCCTCCGACGGAAGCGGGCGGTGCTGCAGGGCCATCTTTCAAAGCGTATGGCGGATTTGCGATCAATGCGAAATCCGGTGTGAAGGATGAGGCCTGGGCATTCATGAAGTTCTTGCTCTCGCCGGAGATGCAGCAGTCTTCAGAGTTCATTGGTATTCCGATGTTGAAGGAACTCGTGAAGGCACAGTTCGAAGAAAGCAAGAAATTGGCTGCGAACAAAGACGCATTCATTCAAATCGATGATGCGGATGCCTTCAATCAACATGTCGATGGCATGCTATCGCTGCTCGATCAACCAGGCAAACCATTCGCGATGGATCCGAAGATTCAATCGATGATGAGAGAGGAATTCGATACGTTTATGGTGGGCCAGAAATCCGCAGAAGAAGTGAGCAAGCTCATCCAAAGTCGCGTAACGACGTATTTGAACGAATAAAAGGATAGGTTTTTCCAAGAGACGGGGTTGTCCGAATGAGGGCGACCCCGTTTTTTGCCATGTATATACGTGTTCAGATCATTGCCACAGAGGTGACACATTGGGGTGCTAAGATGCTGTATATGAAGATAGAGTTCAGTGCACAGGAGGTAGGAGTAAGATGAAGATGAAGTTCAAATCTTGGGGATTCCTTGGGTTAGCGGGGATGATTGTGTTAGCTGGCTGCAGCGGTGGCAAGGAAGCAGGACCTAAAATGACCGATGACGGCAAGAAGATCGTCGTTGTTGGTACAGCGGGATCGACGCGCTTCTTGGAGGAGGCCGAGAAGGCTTTTGAGGCCAAGCACCCGGATATCGATATTCAGATTAAGAAATATGGACCGGAAGAGAAGAAAAATGACGGCGGCGGCATGCAGGCAGGTCAGGTGCTCACACGTGATGAATATGATCAGTTCATTTCGCGACTGAATACGGAAGTATTATCAGGCAAAGGTCCGGATCTGATGGATACGACGGGATTATCCCTTGGCGTTTACGCGAACAAAGGCGCGGTTATCGATCTTCATGACCTGATGAAGAAGGACCAAGAATTTAAGGCCTCTGATTATTACGAAGGATTATGGAAGGCGACCGAGATCGATGGGGGATTGTATGCCCTGCCAACGAACTATTTCGTGAACACGATGATGGTAGATCAGAAGCGCCTCGATCAAG
Proteins encoded:
- a CDS encoding carbohydrate ABC transporter permease, encoding MRKIRLSSTLPMLRTLFLASLALIMVTPIVLTVINSFMTEREITANYASLGQTSMRTWVTLKLIPDWVSFDQYMTLLIRTPEFLRMFWNSVGLVVPIIVGQLICASLAAFAFAKLRFPGRDPLFFIYLITLMLPFQVTLVPNYMMVDRLGLLNHMGSIILPGIFAPFGVFLLRQFMINIPSGYMEAARIDGASALRIFLQIILPMVRPGIAALVVLLFADYWNMVEQPLIFLQEAALQPLSLFLTTIQKGAFGVSFAASTLYMIPMVLLFLYAEPHFVEGIEMSGIKG
- a CDS encoding ABC transporter substrate-binding protein; translated protein: MKFKPWGCVGLAGVILLSGCSGGKEAASPKMSDDGKKIVVVGTKGSTRFLQEAEKKFEAAHPDIDIQLKKYGTPEKKNDGGGMQVAPEMTQEEYDRLIQQINTEVLSGKGPDVIDTTGLSLGVYANKGAIEDLHERMKKDSSFKPSDYYEGIWQASEINGGLYALPTSFFIENMMVDTRKLQQAGVKLDDTKWTWKDFFDIAIKVKASSNDEVYALGSNSPKGDLLFSIVESEYDRYVQHDQKTANFDSDEFRQRMQQVKDLYDQGFITQDIGDKDKLIFSQNTMSNSGLLAVMTYLPGWKSILPPTEAGGAAGPSFKAYGGFAINAKSGVKDEAWAFMKFLLSPEMQQSSEFIGIPMLKELVKAQFEESKKLAANKDAFIQIDDADAFNQHVDGMLSLLDQPGKPFAMDPKIQSMMREEFDTFMVGQKSAEEVSKLIQSRVTTYLNE
- a CDS encoding efflux RND transporter periplasmic adaptor subunit, translating into MGARRNKVILTITVIFLSVMAILAFLSNTISAAMLPKVTTERASVQELEVSLSGRGTLQPKEKADVMSDTGFEITDMRVKEGDHVKRGQVLFTLDATDLKDQIADERTRLQQAGLGTKALQQAFIDAQLTGDPVAIDKAKRDLENDRLNRILSERKIARMEKELVEKSRIKAPFDGVIQKVNAKKGDTAAAGKALASVMNTSAGYQFSFTVSEGEASILAVDEKIAVRVKQPGGKEISIQGKVSDMSDASSSSGDAGNAGSGITLGGSKGDSGGAGQGSQEDSGSKMKITIEVNDPKLHGGESVSVSKSKSLGEKGIVISKDRLKKDADGSYLLIVRTKKSPLGNSYVAEKARVRLGAETKDKVIVAQGLNSDDDIIVETSEPLQDGNEVRVK